From a single Streptomyces sp. NBC_00377 genomic region:
- a CDS encoding rhamnulokinase, translating into MRSYAAVDLGASSGRVMVGRVGPDSLELVEAHRFRNRPVRVPEGLRWDVLSLYAGVLDGLRAAGPVDSVGIDSWAVDYGLLDADGALLGNPVHYRDARTEGVAEKVWATVPAAELYAATGVQYAPFNTLYQLTAARDTRQLAHARRLLLIPDLLAYWLTGEQGTELTNASTTQLIDPRTGDWSYDVAARLGIDLELFAPLRRPGDPAGLLRAEVLEETGLTGPVPVTTVGSHDTASAVAAVPATGERFAYICTGTWSLAGLELTAPVLTEESRAANFTNELGLDSTVRYLRNIMGLWLLQECLRTWGDPDLGELLREAAAVPALRSVVDAGDAVFLAPGRMPERIAEACRASGQPVPVSPAEITRCILDSLALAHRRAVEEAQRLADHPVDVVHIVGGGTRNTLLCQLTADACGLPVVAGPTEAAALGNVLVQARAHGPVGDRADLRRLLARTQPLTRYEPQGDAVRWHEAQARLAAR; encoded by the coding sequence GTGCGGTCGTACGCGGCGGTCGACCTCGGCGCGTCCAGCGGGCGCGTCATGGTCGGCCGGGTGGGTCCGGACTCGCTGGAGCTGGTGGAGGCGCACCGCTTCCGCAACCGGCCGGTCCGGGTTCCGGAGGGCCTGCGCTGGGACGTGCTGTCCCTCTACGCGGGGGTGCTGGACGGGCTGCGCGCGGCCGGCCCGGTGGACTCCGTGGGCATCGACAGCTGGGCCGTGGACTACGGCCTGCTCGACGCCGACGGAGCCCTGCTCGGCAACCCGGTGCACTACCGGGACGCACGCACCGAGGGGGTCGCCGAGAAGGTGTGGGCGACCGTGCCGGCGGCCGAGCTGTATGCGGCCACGGGTGTGCAGTACGCGCCCTTCAACACCCTCTACCAGCTGACGGCGGCCCGCGACACACGACAGCTCGCCCATGCCCGGCGTCTGTTGCTGATCCCCGATCTGCTGGCGTACTGGCTGACGGGCGAGCAGGGCACCGAGCTGACCAACGCCTCCACCACCCAGCTGATCGATCCCCGGACGGGCGACTGGTCGTACGACGTGGCCGCACGCCTCGGCATCGACCTGGAGCTGTTCGCGCCCTTGCGGCGGCCCGGCGACCCGGCGGGGCTGCTGCGGGCCGAGGTGCTGGAGGAGACGGGGCTGACCGGGCCCGTGCCGGTGACGACGGTCGGCTCACACGACACCGCGTCCGCCGTGGCCGCCGTCCCGGCGACCGGCGAGCGGTTCGCCTACATCTGCACCGGCACCTGGTCGCTGGCCGGCCTGGAGCTGACGGCGCCCGTGCTCACCGAGGAGAGCCGGGCCGCCAACTTCACCAACGAGCTGGGGCTGGACAGCACGGTCCGCTACCTGCGCAACATCATGGGGCTCTGGCTGCTCCAGGAGTGCCTGCGGACCTGGGGCGACCCGGATCTGGGCGAGCTGCTGCGGGAAGCGGCGGCCGTGCCCGCGCTGCGCTCGGTCGTGGACGCCGGGGATGCCGTCTTCCTGGCGCCCGGACGGATGCCGGAGCGGATCGCCGAGGCGTGCCGGGCGTCCGGGCAGCCGGTGCCCGTCTCCCCCGCGGAGATCACGCGCTGCATCCTCGACTCGCTGGCCCTGGCCCACCGGCGGGCCGTGGAGGAGGCCCAGCGGCTGGCCGACCACCCCGTGGACGTCGTGCACATCGTCGGTGGCGGCACCCGCAACACGCTGCTGTGCCAGCTGACCGCGGACGCCTGCGGGCTGCCGGTGGTGGCCGGTCCCACGGAGGCCGCGGCGCTCGGCAACGTGCTCGTCCAGGCACGGGCGCACGGACCGGTCGGCGACCGTGCCGACCTGCGCCGGCTGCTCGCCCGCACGCAGCCCCTGACCCGCTACGAGCCGCAGGGCGACGCCGTGCGGTGGCACGAGGCGCAGGCCCGGCTCGCCGCGCGGTGA
- a CDS encoding LutC/YkgG family protein, with protein sequence MSSRERILGRVRRALADVPREDVPYGDAVARGYLREHGARGVEETVELLAENLADYRAVVHRCGQDELPSLLARLLAERKAATVLVPPGLDEAWLARTDVARVADRAQSDAHELDRVDSVVTACAVAVAETGTIVLDGGPDQGRRRITLVPDHHVCVVRVPEQVVSSVPQALERLDPARPLTWISGPSATSDIELDRVEGVHGPRTLEVILVG encoded by the coding sequence GTGAGCAGCAGGGAGCGGATTCTGGGCCGGGTGCGGCGCGCGCTGGCCGACGTGCCGCGGGAGGACGTGCCGTACGGGGATGCCGTCGCCCGCGGCTATCTGCGCGAGCACGGCGCCCGCGGCGTCGAGGAGACGGTCGAGCTGCTGGCGGAGAACCTGGCGGACTACCGGGCCGTGGTGCACCGGTGCGGTCAGGATGAACTGCCTTCCTTGCTGGCGCGGTTGCTCGCGGAGCGGAAGGCGGCGACGGTGCTCGTGCCGCCCGGCCTCGACGAGGCGTGGCTGGCCCGGACGGACGTCGCACGCGTGGCGGACCGGGCGCAGAGCGACGCGCACGAACTGGACCGGGTGGACAGCGTGGTCACGGCCTGCGCGGTGGCGGTCGCCGAGACGGGCACGATCGTGCTGGACGGCGGACCCGACCAGGGCCGGCGCCGGATCACCCTGGTCCCGGACCACCACGTCTGTGTGGTGCGGGTTCCCGAGCAGGTCGTGTCGTCCGTACCGCAGGCCCTCGAACGGCTGGACCCGGCCCGGCCGTTGACCTGGATCTCCGGCCCGTCGGCGACCAGTGACATCGAGCTGGACCGGGTGGAGGGGGTGCACGGCCCGCGCACCCTGGAGGTGATCCTGGTCGGCTGA
- a CDS encoding (Fe-S)-binding protein, with protein MRVALFLTCVNDTLYPDTGRAVVKLLTRLGVDVDFPMAQTCCGQAHYNTGYRHDAEPLARHFSDVFGEYEAIVTPSGSCGAMVRELYPRMGERARAEGRGDTLAATLAPVVPKTYELTEFLVDVLGVTDVGAYYPHKVTYHPTCHGLRGLGLGERPRRLLQAVKGLELRELPGADECCGFGGTFALKNSDVSAAMGADKVRNAESTGAEVLCAADNSCLMHIGGTMTRLETAMRPVHIAEILASTEEEPAV; from the coding sequence ATGCGTGTCGCACTGTTCCTGACCTGTGTCAACGACACGCTCTATCCGGACACCGGCCGCGCCGTGGTGAAACTGCTGACCAGGCTGGGGGTCGACGTCGACTTCCCGATGGCCCAGACCTGCTGCGGCCAGGCCCACTACAACACCGGCTACCGTCATGATGCCGAACCGCTGGCCCGCCATTTCTCCGATGTCTTCGGGGAGTACGAGGCGATCGTCACGCCCTCGGGCTCGTGCGGGGCGATGGTGCGGGAGCTGTATCCGCGCATGGGCGAACGAGCCCGGGCCGAGGGCCGCGGGGACACCCTCGCCGCCACCCTGGCGCCGGTCGTCCCGAAGACGTACGAGCTCACCGAGTTCCTCGTGGACGTGCTCGGGGTGACGGACGTCGGAGCGTACTACCCGCACAAGGTGACCTATCACCCGACATGTCACGGACTGCGCGGGCTGGGACTCGGGGAGCGGCCTCGCCGACTGCTCCAGGCGGTGAAGGGGCTGGAGCTGAGGGAGCTGCCCGGGGCCGACGAGTGCTGCGGTTTCGGCGGGACCTTCGCGCTGAAGAACTCCGACGTCTCGGCGGCGATGGGCGCCGACAAGGTGCGCAACGCCGAGTCGACGGGCGCCGAGGTGCTGTGCGCGGCGGACAACTCCTGCCTGATGCACATCGGAGGGACCATGACCCGGCTGGAGACGGCCATGCGGCCGGTCCACATCGCGGAGATCCTGGCGAGCACGGAGGAGGAACCGGCCGTATGA
- a CDS encoding ABC transporter permease, which translates to MTVTTSHEAPVAEVPKSSGTRLVDRVFKMRELAILVVFLVMIAVTQAGNSEFLSEQGIKDLLLNATILVLVATGQSLVVITRNVDLSVGSTLGISAFAAGTYLHGGGNPVIAIVLAVLLGIGFGLLNGLLVSLGQVPALVVTLGTLYIIRGIDSIWVGSRQITAADLPNSFVDFGSGGLSAVPWLALIALAVLIATAYYLKHFGSGRELYALGSNPEAARLAGIPVRKRILAAYTFCGGLAGLAGAMYLARFGNVDSGTGTGYELTVVSAVVVGGVVFTGGSGSVYGAALGALLLTSINSVLPALGVSSVWVLAINGVLLLLAIAVDRVVALRVASALKKKSAAARTTNAPVKTTVKKGDAGHA; encoded by the coding sequence ATGACGGTGACCACCTCCCACGAGGCCCCCGTCGCCGAGGTGCCGAAGTCCAGCGGCACCCGGCTCGTCGACCGTGTCTTCAAGATGCGCGAACTCGCCATCCTGGTCGTCTTCCTGGTGATGATCGCCGTCACCCAGGCCGGCAACAGCGAGTTCCTGTCCGAGCAGGGCATCAAGGACCTGCTGCTGAACGCGACCATCCTCGTGCTGGTCGCCACCGGCCAGTCCCTGGTCGTCATCACCCGCAACGTCGACCTGTCGGTCGGCTCCACCCTCGGAATCAGCGCCTTCGCGGCCGGCACCTATCTGCACGGCGGGGGCAACCCGGTGATCGCGATCGTCCTCGCGGTCCTGCTGGGCATCGGCTTCGGGCTGCTCAACGGGCTGCTGGTCAGCCTCGGCCAGGTGCCCGCCCTGGTCGTCACCCTCGGCACGCTGTACATCATCCGCGGCATCGACTCCATCTGGGTCGGCTCCCGCCAGATCACCGCGGCCGACCTGCCGAACTCGTTCGTCGACTTCGGCTCCGGCGGACTCTCGGCGGTGCCGTGGCTCGCGCTGATCGCGCTCGCCGTGCTCATCGCCACCGCCTACTACCTCAAGCACTTCGGCAGCGGACGCGAGCTCTACGCGCTCGGCTCCAACCCGGAGGCCGCCCGCCTCGCGGGCATCCCCGTCCGCAAGCGGATCCTCGCCGCGTACACCTTCTGCGGCGGCCTCGCCGGTCTCGCCGGGGCGATGTACCTCGCCCGGTTCGGAAACGTCGACTCCGGGACCGGCACCGGCTACGAACTCACCGTCGTCAGCGCGGTCGTCGTCGGCGGTGTCGTCTTCACCGGCGGCTCCGGCAGCGTCTACGGCGCAGCCCTCGGCGCGCTGCTGCTCACCTCCATCAACAGCGTCCTGCCCGCGCTCGGCGTCAGCTCGGTCTGGGTGCTCGCCATCAACGGTGTGCTGCTCCTGCTGGCCATCGCGGTCGACCGGGTCGTCGCCCTGCGGGTGGCGTCCGCCCTGAAGAAGAAGTCCGCCGCGGCCCGCACCACCAACGCACCCGTGAAGACCACCGTCAAGAAGGGAGACGCCGGCCATGCCTGA
- the rhaI gene encoding L-rhamnose isomerase: protein MTDLAAVKAALKTQAVETPSWAYGNSGTRFKVFAQEGVPRTPQEKLDDAAQVHSFTGVAPTVALHIPWDKVEDYSALAKHAEDRGVKLGAINSNTFQDDAYKLGSICHPDAAVRRKALGHLLECVDIMDATGSADLKLWFADGTNYPGQDDLRARQDRLAEGLAAVYERLGDGQRMLLEYKFFEPAFYATDVPDWGTAYAHCLKLGPKAQVVVDTGHHAPGTNIEFIVATLLREGKLGGFDFNSRFYADDDLMVGAADPFQLFRIMYEVVRGGGFTSEVAFMLDQCHNIESKIPAIIRSVMNVQEATAKALLVDRSALAAAQAGGDVLEANAVVMDAYNTDVRPLLREVREEMGLDPEPLAAYRRSGWAEKIVASRVGGEQAGWGA from the coding sequence GTGACCGACCTCGCCGCGGTGAAGGCCGCGCTGAAGACCCAGGCCGTCGAGACGCCGTCGTGGGCGTACGGGAACTCAGGCACCCGTTTCAAGGTGTTCGCCCAGGAGGGCGTCCCGCGCACTCCGCAGGAGAAGCTGGACGACGCGGCGCAGGTGCACTCGTTCACCGGCGTGGCCCCGACCGTGGCGCTGCACATCCCGTGGGACAAGGTGGAGGACTACTCCGCACTCGCGAAACACGCCGAGGACCGCGGGGTGAAGCTGGGGGCGATCAACTCCAACACCTTCCAGGACGACGCCTACAAGCTGGGCAGCATCTGCCACCCGGACGCGGCGGTGCGGCGCAAGGCTCTCGGTCATCTGCTGGAGTGCGTCGACATCATGGACGCGACCGGCTCCGCCGATCTGAAGCTGTGGTTCGCCGACGGTACGAACTATCCCGGCCAGGACGACCTCCGCGCACGCCAGGACCGGCTCGCCGAGGGCCTGGCCGCGGTGTACGAGCGGCTCGGGGACGGGCAGCGGATGCTGCTGGAGTACAAGTTCTTCGAGCCCGCCTTCTACGCGACGGACGTCCCGGACTGGGGCACGGCGTACGCGCACTGCCTCAAGCTCGGTCCGAAAGCGCAGGTCGTGGTGGACACCGGGCACCACGCTCCCGGCACCAACATCGAGTTCATCGTCGCCACGCTGCTGCGGGAGGGCAAGCTCGGCGGCTTCGACTTCAACTCGCGGTTCTACGCCGACGACGACCTCATGGTGGGCGCCGCCGACCCCTTCCAGCTGTTCCGGATCATGTACGAAGTCGTGCGCGGCGGCGGCTTCACGTCCGAGGTCGCCTTCATGCTCGACCAGTGCCACAACATCGAGTCGAAGATCCCGGCGATCATCCGGTCCGTGATGAACGTGCAGGAGGCGACGGCGAAGGCGCTGCTGGTCGACCGGTCGGCGCTGGCCGCCGCGCAGGCCGGCGGGGACGTGCTGGAGGCGAACGCGGTGGTCATGGACGCGTACAACACGGATGTGCGTCCCCTGCTTCGCGAGGTGCGGGAGGAGATGGGGCTGGACCCCGAGCCTCTCGCCGCGTACCGGCGGTCCGGGTGGGCCGAGAAGATCGTCGCCTCGCGGGTGGGTGGGGAGCAGGCGGGCTGGGGGGCGTGA
- a CDS encoding LutB/LldF family L-lactate oxidation iron-sulfur protein gives MSGTYLGMPAFPKAAHEAVGNRTLRANLRHATHTIRAKRANAVAEVSDWAELREAGKQIKDHTLRHLDRYLVQLEESVTAAGGTVHWAADADEANRIVAALVKETGEPEVVKVKSMATQEIGLNEALEAEGIRAYETDLAELIVQLGKDRPSHILVPAIHRNRGEIRDIFAREMSEWGRPAPEGLTDTPAELAEAARVHLREKFLRAKVGISGANFMVAETGTLVVVESEGNGRMCLTLPETLISVVGIEKIVPTWRDLEVFLQTLPRSSTAERMNPYTSTWTGTTDGDGPRTFHLVLLDNGRSDTLADEVGRQALRCIRCSACLNVCPVYERAGGHAYGSVYPGPIGAILSPQLRGTGSEIDASLPFASSLCGACYEVCPVAIDIPEVLVHLRERVVQGGPVTREGNKVVLKPAKGHAAERAAMRAARWAFGRPGALRAGQRLASRTRRLHPRTLPGPGRAWSGSRDLPAVPAEPFRDWWQRTNGGTTGEGAAK, from the coding sequence ATGAGCGGGACGTATCTGGGAATGCCGGCCTTCCCGAAGGCCGCGCACGAGGCGGTCGGCAACCGGACCCTGCGCGCCAATCTGCGCCACGCCACGCACACCATCCGGGCCAAGCGGGCGAACGCCGTGGCCGAGGTGTCCGACTGGGCGGAGCTGCGGGAGGCGGGAAAGCAGATCAAGGACCACACCCTGCGTCATCTGGACCGCTATCTGGTGCAGTTGGAGGAGTCGGTGACGGCGGCGGGCGGCACCGTGCACTGGGCCGCCGACGCGGACGAGGCCAACCGGATCGTGGCCGCTCTGGTCAAGGAGACCGGCGAGCCGGAGGTCGTCAAGGTCAAGTCCATGGCCACGCAGGAGATCGGGCTCAACGAGGCGCTGGAGGCGGAGGGCATCCGCGCCTACGAGACCGATCTCGCCGAACTCATCGTGCAGTTGGGCAAGGACCGGCCTTCGCACATCCTGGTCCCCGCCATCCACCGCAACCGGGGTGAGATCCGGGACATCTTCGCCCGCGAGATGAGCGAGTGGGGCCGGCCCGCCCCCGAGGGGCTCACCGACACGCCCGCCGAACTCGCGGAAGCGGCCCGCGTCCACCTCCGCGAGAAGTTCCTGCGCGCCAAGGTGGGGATCTCCGGCGCCAACTTCATGGTCGCCGAGACCGGCACCCTGGTGGTCGTCGAGTCCGAGGGCAACGGGCGGATGTGTCTCACCCTGCCCGAGACGCTGATCTCCGTCGTCGGCATCGAGAAGATCGTGCCGACCTGGCGTGACCTGGAGGTCTTCCTCCAGACGCTGCCGCGCTCCTCGACGGCCGAGCGCATGAACCCGTACACGTCGACCTGGACCGGCACGACCGACGGCGACGGCCCCCGCACCTTCCATCTGGTGCTGCTGGACAACGGCCGCTCCGACACCCTCGCCGACGAGGTCGGCCGGCAGGCCCTGCGCTGCATCCGCTGCTCCGCCTGTCTGAACGTGTGCCCGGTGTACGAGCGGGCCGGCGGCCATGCCTACGGCTCGGTCTACCCGGGCCCGATCGGCGCGATCCTCAGCCCGCAGCTCAGGGGCACCGGCAGCGAGATCGACGCCTCCCTGCCGTTCGCCTCGTCGCTGTGCGGGGCCTGCTACGAGGTGTGCCCGGTGGCCATCGACATCCCGGAGGTACTGGTGCACCTGCGGGAACGGGTCGTCCAGGGCGGCCCGGTGACGCGTGAGGGCAACAAGGTGGTGCTCAAGCCGGCCAAGGGGCATGCCGCGGAGCGCGCCGCGATGCGGGCGGCGCGCTGGGCGTTCGGCCGGCCCGGCGCGCTGCGTGCCGGGCAGCGGCTGGCGTCCCGCACGCGTCGGCTGCATCCCCGTACGCTGCCCGGTCCCGGCAGGGCGTGGAGCGGCTCGCGGGATCTGCCCGCGGTGCCCGCGGAGCCGTTCCGCGACTGGTGGCAGCGTACGAACGGCGGCACCACCGGCGAAGGAGCGGCGAAGTGA
- a CDS encoding sugar ABC transporter ATP-binding protein, giving the protein MTHPSDAGPAPVLALKDVAKSFGAVRALRGVSLELFPGEVHALAGENGAGKSTLIKTLAGVHRPDAGRVLLDGEPVVFHGPGDARDAGIAVIYQEPTLFPDLSIAENIFMGRQLRRALGRIDHKATHAATAALMQRLGVELDPDRPARGLSIADQQIVEIAKALSFDARVLIMDEPTAALTGSEVARLFGVVRTLREQGAAVLFISHRLEEIFEICGRVTTLRDGAWIASEPLADMTEDDLVRRMVGRDLDELYPKQDVTPGEVALSVRRLTREGVFTDVSFEVRRGEIVGLAGLVGAGRTEVARAVFGIDRWDAGEVAVDGRALTNGAPSTAMAAGIALVPEDRRAQGLVMDMSIERNIGLTGLRTTVKGGLMDRGAERSRSLDWAVRLQVKYARIADTVNTLSGGNQQKVVLAKWLATGPKVLIVDEPTRGIDVGTKAEVHRLLGELAADGVAVLMISSDLPEILGMADRVLVMHEGRLAAEIPRTEATEETVMAAATGRTAA; this is encoded by the coding sequence ATGACCCACCCGTCCGACGCGGGACCGGCCCCGGTGCTGGCGTTGAAGGACGTAGCCAAGTCCTTCGGCGCCGTTCGCGCCCTGCGGGGCGTCTCCCTGGAGCTGTTCCCCGGCGAGGTACACGCACTCGCCGGAGAGAACGGCGCGGGCAAGTCGACACTCATCAAGACGCTCGCGGGAGTGCACCGACCCGACGCCGGTCGGGTACTGCTCGACGGTGAGCCCGTCGTCTTCCACGGTCCCGGCGACGCCCGCGACGCCGGCATCGCCGTGATCTACCAGGAGCCCACGCTCTTCCCCGACCTGTCGATCGCCGAGAACATCTTCATGGGCCGGCAGCTCCGGCGGGCTCTCGGCCGCATCGACCACAAGGCCACCCACGCGGCCACCGCCGCCCTGATGCAGCGCCTGGGCGTCGAGCTCGACCCCGACCGCCCGGCGCGCGGCCTGTCCATCGCGGACCAGCAGATCGTCGAGATCGCCAAGGCGCTCTCGTTCGACGCCCGGGTCCTGATCATGGACGAGCCGACCGCCGCCCTCACCGGCAGCGAGGTCGCCCGTCTCTTCGGCGTCGTCCGCACCCTGCGCGAGCAGGGGGCGGCGGTGCTGTTCATCTCGCACCGGCTGGAGGAGATCTTCGAGATCTGCGGGCGGGTGACCACCCTGCGCGACGGCGCGTGGATCGCCAGCGAACCGCTGGCGGACATGACCGAGGACGACCTGGTCCGCCGTATGGTCGGCCGCGACCTCGACGAGCTCTACCCCAAGCAGGACGTGACACCGGGCGAGGTCGCCCTCAGCGTCCGCCGGCTGACCCGGGAGGGCGTCTTCACCGACGTCTCCTTCGAGGTCAGGCGCGGCGAGATCGTCGGCCTCGCCGGGCTCGTCGGCGCCGGGCGCACCGAGGTCGCCCGCGCGGTCTTCGGTATCGACCGCTGGGACGCCGGAGAGGTCGCCGTCGACGGCCGGGCCCTGACGAACGGCGCGCCCTCGACCGCGATGGCGGCCGGCATCGCCCTGGTCCCCGAGGACCGCCGGGCCCAGGGCCTGGTGATGGACATGTCCATCGAACGCAACATCGGCCTCACCGGCCTGCGCACGACCGTGAAGGGCGGCCTGATGGACCGCGGCGCCGAGCGCAGCCGCTCCCTCGACTGGGCGGTCAGGCTCCAGGTGAAGTACGCCCGGATCGCCGACACCGTCAACACGCTGTCCGGCGGCAACCAGCAGAAGGTCGTCCTCGCCAAGTGGCTGGCCACCGGCCCCAAGGTGCTCATCGTCGACGAGCCGACCCGGGGCATCGACGTCGGGACCAAGGCCGAGGTGCACCGGCTGCTCGGCGAGCTGGCCGCCGACGGGGTCGCCGTCCTGATGATCTCCTCCGACCTGCCCGAGATCCTCGGCATGGCCGACCGCGTGCTGGTGATGCACGAGGGCCGGCTCGCCGCCGAGATCCCCCGCACCGAAGCCACCGAGGAAACCGTGATGGCCGCAGCCACCGGGAGGACAGCCGCATGA
- a CDS encoding bifunctional aldolase/short-chain dehydrogenase → MAPHPEASALLARSHRLGADPRNTNYAGGNTSAKGTDTDPVTGGDVELMWVKGSGGDLGTLTGAGLAALRLDRLRGLVDVYPGVDREDEMVAAFDYCLHGKGGAAPSIDTAMHGLVDAAHVDHLHPDSGIALACAADGEKLTAECFGDSVAWVPWRRPGFQLGLDIAAIKAANPQAIGVVLGGHGITAWGDTSEECERNSLHIIRTAEAFLAEKGKADPFGPVLEGYEALPEDERRERAAALAPYVRAIASRDRPQVGHFTDSDAVLDFVARAEHPRLAALGTSCPDHFLRTKVRPLVLDLPPTAAVEDAIARLGELHAEYREEYAAYYRRHADADSPAMRGADPAIVLVPGVGMFSFGKDKQTARVAGEFYVNAINVMRGAEAVSSYAPIEESEKFRIEYWALEEAKLQRMPAPKPLATRVALVTGAGSGIGKAIARRLAAEGACVVVADLNAENAAAVAEELGGADKAVAVTVDVTSEEQIADAFRAAALAFGGVDLVVNNAGISISKPLLETSARDWDLQHDIMARGSFLVSREAARVMIAQELGGDIVYIASKNAVFAGPNNIAYSATKADQAHQVRLLAAELGEHGIRVNGVNPDGVVRGSGIFAGGWGAQRAATYGIEEDKLGEFYAQRTILKREVLPEHVANAVFALTGGELTHTTGLHVPVDAGVAAAFLR, encoded by the coding sequence ATGGCACCGCACCCCGAAGCCTCCGCCCTCCTGGCCCGGTCCCACCGGCTCGGCGCCGATCCCCGCAACACCAACTACGCCGGCGGGAACACCTCCGCCAAGGGCACCGACACCGATCCCGTGACCGGCGGGGACGTCGAGCTGATGTGGGTGAAGGGGTCCGGTGGGGACCTCGGCACCCTGACCGGAGCCGGACTGGCCGCCCTGCGACTGGACCGCCTGCGAGGGCTCGTCGACGTCTACCCGGGGGTCGACCGCGAGGACGAGATGGTCGCCGCGTTCGACTACTGCCTGCACGGCAAGGGCGGGGCGGCGCCGTCGATCGACACCGCCATGCACGGGCTCGTCGACGCCGCACACGTCGATCATCTGCACCCCGACTCCGGTATCGCGCTCGCCTGCGCGGCCGACGGGGAGAAGCTGACCGCCGAGTGCTTCGGGGACAGCGTGGCCTGGGTGCCCTGGCGGCGGCCCGGGTTCCAGCTGGGGCTGGACATCGCCGCGATCAAGGCGGCCAACCCGCAGGCGATCGGTGTGGTCCTCGGCGGCCACGGCATCACCGCCTGGGGCGACACCTCCGAGGAGTGCGAGCGCAACTCGCTGCACATCATCCGGACCGCGGAGGCGTTCCTCGCGGAGAAGGGGAAGGCCGATCCGTTCGGGCCGGTCCTCGAGGGCTACGAGGCGCTGCCCGAGGACGAGCGCCGGGAGCGCGCCGCCGCGCTCGCGCCGTACGTGCGGGCGATCGCCTCGCGGGACCGCCCCCAGGTGGGGCACTTCACCGACTCCGACGCCGTGCTCGACTTCGTGGCGCGGGCCGAGCACCCCCGGCTCGCCGCGCTCGGCACCTCCTGCCCCGACCACTTCCTGCGCACCAAGGTGCGGCCGCTGGTCCTGGACCTGCCGCCCACCGCTGCGGTGGAGGATGCGATCGCGCGGCTCGGGGAGCTGCACGCCGAGTACCGCGAGGAGTACGCCGCCTACTACCGGCGGCACGCCGACGCCGACTCCCCCGCCATGCGCGGCGCCGACCCGGCGATCGTGCTGGTGCCGGGCGTCGGCATGTTCTCCTTCGGCAAGGACAAGCAGACGGCGCGGGTGGCCGGCGAGTTCTACGTGAACGCGATCAACGTGATGCGGGGCGCGGAGGCGGTGTCCTCGTACGCGCCGATCGAGGAGTCGGAGAAGTTCCGCATCGAGTACTGGGCCCTGGAGGAGGCCAAGCTCCAGAGGATGCCCGCGCCCAAGCCGCTGGCCACCCGGGTGGCCCTGGTCACGGGCGCCGGCAGCGGGATCGGCAAGGCCATCGCCCGGCGGCTGGCCGCCGAGGGCGCGTGTGTCGTCGTCGCCGATCTGAACGCCGAGAACGCGGCCGCCGTCGCCGAGGAGCTGGGCGGGGCCGACAAGGCGGTCGCCGTCACCGTCGACGTGACCTCCGAGGAGCAGATCGCCGACGCCTTCCGGGCCGCCGCGCTCGCCTTCGGCGGGGTCGACCTCGTCGTCAACAACGCCGGGATCTCCATCTCCAAGCCGTTGCTGGAGACCTCGGCCCGTGACTGGGACCTTCAGCACGACATCATGGCCCGCGGATCGTTCCTCGTCTCGCGTGAGGCGGCCCGGGTGATGATCGCGCAGGAGCTGGGCGGCGACATCGTCTACATCGCCTCGAAGAACGCCGTCTTCGCCGGCCCGAACAACATCGCCTACTCGGCGACCAAGGCCGACCAGGCCCACCAGGTCCGGCTGCTGGCCGCCGAGCTCGGCGAGCACGGCATCCGCGTCAACGGCGTCAACCCGGACGGCGTGGTGCGCGGGTCCGGCATCTTCGCGGGCGGCTGGGGCGCCCAGCGGGCCGCGACCTACGGCATCGAGGAGGACAAGCTCGGCGAGTTCTACGCCCAGCGGACCATCCTCAAGCGGGAGGTGCTGCCGGAGCACGTGGCGAACGCCGTGTTCGCGCTCACCGGCGGCGAGCTCACCCACACCACCGGACTGCACGTCCCCGTCGACGCGGGTGTGGCGGCCGCGTTCCTCCGGTGA